DNA from Xiphias gladius isolate SHS-SW01 ecotype Sanya breed wild chromosome 9, ASM1685928v1, whole genome shotgun sequence:
CTGCAGCTAGCTAGATAAATAGTGATACTAGTTACACCAGCTCTGTCACCGACTGCTGCCAAAGCTGTTTGAGACCGACTGTAGCTGCGATTATCACCGTAGTCTTGGTTGCACTTTGGTTGCAATGATTATGGCTCTGACACGTTAGTTCATAACGGGTCGAACTAACTACATGCAGGACttgcgtgcgcgtgtgtgcgcgcagtGAGATAACATGGCTGTGCGGGCTAAACGTTATATTGAAGCTACTGTATTCCTGAACTCCTGTGATGCATTGGTAACAGTTCTGTCATATCTGATAGAAGTACCACAGTCTCGAATCCTGCGGGGCTGAACGATGCTTTCTTGGCCAATAGGAGCATCAAAGAGTAGTCACAGTCCAGCTGCCATATCCATATATTCAACCACAAATGAAGCCAGAGTCCAAGAAATAACCACCCGGCACTGCCAGACAAAGCAGCATCAAGTAAAGTGTCACATCATCTCTCCTTTCTGTAGTATACGCAGGCCTCCCTGAACTGGCAGTGTATTATAAGTGGACTTGACCAGCACACTAACTGTTCCGATGAATCATGGGGAATGCAAAAAATGTAGCGAgggaaaacaaaatttaatccAAACACAAAAGGGGTTCAAAACAATTCCCACCAACCTTCTAAACTAACTCCtggcaacaaaacaaatgcacttGCTAACATGTCAGACTAAAGGGTAATTGGGAACAGATGAAATCAATCGGGCGCGGCAGGCAATCTCACAGGCAGGAAACGCAAAAAACAACTGGCAGACACATAAAGTatgcaatttcaaaataaaacaggattaaaataAGACATATGGACACTGAGGTGTTGATAAAAACTGTCTTGAGTGATAGATTGGCCAGGCTGCTCATGCCCAACTACTGCTCCAGGATCAAACTGTGTCTCctgtgtctttttcatttttaaaatctggtgTTTAGTATCACACCAGTTCAGAAACCTCTCCGTTTCAAGATGCATGTGACTCATAGATGATCCGTAAAAATATCTGGGCaatctgctgtttgtgttcatttaaCCTTAACAGCTGTGTTTGGCTGCTAATTGAATGGCTCTGAATCACACCcaccaacacaaaaaacaggacTCGCAGCTCGATCAGCGTGGTGGGGGTGTTTCTAGGTAATCAGCGCTGGGTATTTTGTTGTTTCCTTTCTCGAGCAGAGCGAAGGACTGCAAGACTAAAAAGCCAATGGCACCAGTTCACAGAGGCTGATTACGGATAATAGGGTGTTAGCAGCATGAACTGatagcacagagagagaaagagagagagggagtgagagagagaatgtgttgcAGTAAGAGGGGTCTATATTGGCAATGTGAATCGGCAGTGAAGCATCCTGGGGCTTCGTGTTACAGGCCTTATAAGGGTCAGGGGCCCCTGTGTCTCTGCTCGCCTCGGCTATTCTTAGGCTGTCTGTCCCTCACCCTCAGCAACCCTGCAGGCAAGAAACTCTTCTCCATTTTAATACAGAGtttaatgttgatttttgacaGTTTGCACTTTCTCTGATTTGAGGTTTGTTGAGAGTTTTTGATTCCAGGAAAAGAGCTTGAGGAGGTTTTTAGGCCGTGTCTCATTTTGGCTCGCTACTctttctgtgcgtgtgtctgtctaCACatatgtgtctctttgtgtatttgtgtgcatgaatgCATGCCTTTCTATGTGTtctcgtgtctgtgtgtgtgtgtgtgtcacagaggTTCCACAGCACCTgacccacccacccaccagcAAAACACCAGCAACACCACCACCCCAGGGTGTTTGTCCTGAGAGCTGGGAGCAGACGGGGAGAGACGCTAGTGAAGCCAGGGCTTACGGAGGAGGTGCCGGCTGGGACAAAAGGATAGCAGGGGAGGACGCAGAACAAGGGCACacggagcaggaggagaaaccAGACAGCCAGCAGGAGTTGTTAGCAGGAGGAGTGTTGACGTTTAACCGAAGATGAGTACGTACACAGTGACTCTGAATGGCCCGGCTCCATGGGGCTTCAGACTACAGGGAGGAAAGGACTTCAACATGCCACTCACCATCTCCAGGGTAAGGACAGAGTCACCCTCACAGCCTCAGATTTGTTGTGACAAAGCAATTTACAAGATTACAAGCGACATTGACAAGATAGATCACAAACACTGGCAAATTGATAATCCGCTGTGAGAAATCAATGCAGTGGCAGTGTCACATAATGATGAAATATTACACCAATGATTTCAAACTGAAACTAAAGATCTTCTGCGGTACACTGATTGCCGGACTTCGTCAAACTGATCTACTCAAAGATGATAAAAAccaacatacacatgcacagtaatgtaaacacagaacTCACCATGCGTAACTTATCCCTCTAACTTCAAATATCTTcacttttatcacattttaCCGCTTGAATATCGAAGTAAGCGtcattttggtgatttgcaggtGAAAAGATGTGTAGGTgtctcagaaaaaaacaaatgttgatgAAAGGTTAATGTTTTTTAGACACCTAGGTCACATCTAACTACTGCTTCAACATGTAAATGACTAATTGAAGCAGGTTAATTAATGGACCTTCTACATGGTAAACTAGAGTCCCTCAAACAATTAAATGTAACCTAGATGACTGacaactttcattttttaaaccaaatttgTCCCAGTTTTTATCCTTTCCAACTGGTTTGACAATAACGTGTTGCATGTTCTCAACTTCATCAAGCTTGTGTCTATGCATGTTCATAAGGTATGTGCGCATcatatgtgtgtgcgcaggtgcgatttgtgtgtgtgtgtgtgtgtgagcggtGGCCGTGCAGCAGTTATGTAATGCTGCTGTACATGATGATGGCAGGGAGGCTCAGATGTAATCTCCCGAGAGATTTCTAGAATAGAGCAGCAATGGAAAGACAGGAATACCTTTACTGGAGTGGAAGTGCTGCTGAATGAGTTaacttttacttgaaaaaactTTTGAACTTGAAAAAACGAGCAAAATATATACTTTGATTACCTTACAGGCAAACTCAAATATCTCCCCTCAAACCCCAAACTGAAGCTTGACAGGTCATATCCAGCTAAACTTATTAAAGTGGAATTACTTTTTAGTTCAGTAAAGTCAAATTACCAATTCAGGGAGAGGGATTATTGACTACATTGGgattgatttattcattttaactgTCAAATCTCATAGAAACTAAATGTCATACCAAAATTACATTATAAGATTCTTAACCATCAGTTCAGGTAAAgaatatactaaaaaaaaaaagaaaataactaaaatgatcataatttaagaaaatgtgggaaaaataaGGTGTCACTCTACAAATACTGTAACAACAGTAAGTTTTAACTTCTGCAGCAGATAGACaggctctctctccctttctctggcAGGGCTCCTGGTGTATTTACAGCATTTCCTTTAAATAGCATTGGAGgagaggtggatggatggagaggggTGGGAATGGGACAGGGAAGAAGCGAGGTGAGCGAGGAAGCTGATGGCAGCTTGTGTTACCTTTAGTAAGCTTTATTCCTCGCTTATAGCCAGTTTCAGTTACAGCTTTTGGAGCTGCTCCTGAGAGGACAGCATCATTTTGGAggaatggatggagggagggttGGTAGATCCGGGAGTCTGAATATTAACTCTGCTCCCTCCCGCACCTCCGGCTCCTCATTCCTCAGTCCCAACTGACGCTCAGCTGGCGATCAGCCTGTGTTATATTGATTCTCCAGACATCTTTCAGTTTATGGTCTTCTAATCCCAGTCTTAGGCAACTATAGGGGGAGCTATGATCTGAGTCTGGTATGACATTGTGTCATTGGATTTGTGTTCATCCTGTGGTCATGATGGGCTCTGTCAGGTTAACATAAAACACTGCAGCTTGACGTGACAGCCCCGGGTGCCATTACAGTTTGACGTAACACCGCCACAGTTTGAATTTCGGCCTACTTTTGCCAAGAActaagaaaggaaagaagaatgAGGACAGTGGATTCCTTAGATCTTGTTAGTCAAGCTGAAATTCTGTAAATATGTGACACACCAAACTGGATTGCTGCTGTCCAGTCATTTTATATGACTATGCGCTTGTCatagttaaaataatttttttaaaaactgcaaaaaactgcaaatggATGAAAACAGCTTTCTGGTCTCTGATTGGCTAATGTCATGAGCTTGTGCACAttgaaaaagtgagaaattatCCTGgcacattcttttttttatagactGATCTAATGCATTTTAACATACGATGAAACATGCAAGAAACgttttttacaagaaaaatctCCCTGCTCAAACCCCAACACTATCCAACAGTTATCTGTCCAAGATTGTGCtgctctttctctgtattttcctctccatctcctgtTTGTCATCTggtatatttgaaatatttgtttcataGGAAAGGATGCATGACAGAGTGGTCGGGCAGTGtggtgtctgcatgtgtgtttgattacACTAAGGCAGccatgcaaaaataatttttctccGCCTGCTATCACCTTGCCTGTCCACTGTAACTCAgccttctacacacacacacacacacacacacacacacacacacacacacacacacacacacacagacaggcacaaTGACTGAAATTCAATACtagaggagaaaaagcaaataGCCATCAAAACATGGAGAAAGTTTGACCGTAGGAACAAGGACACGAGTGacagtctgaaaaaaacagaacttaaaCATCAAACTAATGTGGATTGTAGAGAGGAGCACATTACttaatgtaaacagaaaaaagttagAATCGAGGAAGTCTTGTATGAATGTCagtggcaggtgtgtgtgtgtgtgtgtgtgtgtgtgtgtgtttgagggacGAGGGGGGCGGGTTGCTCAGTTGGATCAATCACAGTGAACTCACAGGCATCAACAGCATTgcttatttttaactttaacgAGTTGACTGTAAGCCTAGACCAAATACTGTATGCCCCATGCCTCAGAGCTGAGTTAAACCTGCTCCCTGTGTAGTTTAGCCACTTAAGTCCAGTTTTGTAGCATAGCCAACGGCATAGGTATTCAGCTGAAGGTCAATACATGAATGACAATTGAAAAAGAGggtaaagaaaaatgtgttctcTTATAAATGAAAAGAACTGCGAGGTAACGATTCACAATaactccaaaataaaacaatttttaaaattgtctgTTGAATTGAACCATTACGGAGTTTGATTCAGTTAAACAACAGTCCCTTTACTTTATATCCTTGTCCTCAGCCTGCTTTTGCCTGCACTACTGGATCCAATTTCACTTGCTCCGTCAACTTAAAGATgcaaatgttattatttttacaattagaAATTACATCGTTCTGTCCTGCACATTTTATGGCTCTTTGAATAGAAATCCTGCTGCTTTCCTCCTCACTTATTTCAGCGATAAAGAGCCTTGTTTGCTGCTGCGGAGACTGATTAGACTCAGATAAAACGTGGTTCCACTCTGACAATCAACCtaacagatacatttttatccTGGCCCTTCATCTGCAGGTCTGATGGATTAGTTTACTTTGCCTCATCAGCTTTTCCCTTCTCTACCTTTTAAGCCCTATTTACTGAGCTGCTACATTCACAGCATAAATGCTGCGTGGACTGAGGTGTTTCATCACAGAAGAAATCACACGTCGTCTGAGCTgtaaagctgttttcagttgaggtttaaggcaaaaatgaacaaattataaTCTACGTTTTGAATTTTTCCTGATATGCATCAAAGCTCTTACTTTCTGAATTCACACCCACTCTGGGGAATTAATCCAGCGTGCACAAATATTTACTCACTCTGTAACATATGTTTGTGTAACTGCATATCTTTTTCAGttgcttgtgtgtttcctgAGGAATCTGTGTCACTGGTCCTTGTGTGACCTGCTCTGTTGACCCCTCCATAGATAACTCCAGGCAGCAAGGCATCGGGCGGCAGCCTGGCCCAGGGCGACTTCATCTCAGCCATTGATGGGGTCAGCACTGATGGGATGACGCACCTGGAGGCCCAGAACAAGATCAAGTCTGCCACCACCAAACTGTCACTCACCATGCATAAGTAAACAACCAGCCCACTTACACCAAAACACCCGTCCCACAAACTTAAAGTAGATGATGCAGAATGAACTTTACCAGGCACTGGAGCTGGATAATATTAACttcagaaagagagggacaTGGGGATAGATTAGTGTGGACGTTTTAGGTGAAAGTCAAAGTCTTAAAAATAACCACACATGCTGTTTCAGATATGTttcaagaaacataaaaaataccctgcatttaatattaaattgtgactgaaataaatatccacaaaaaaggttaattaactttttaaaagcacatctactccttctccctcatgGAAAAAGCCagaatatgtaaatatgcaaagactttttcattttaaaagttttactgCAGGACCCAAGATGTCTTGCACTTAAAAGTCCTTTCTCGGTGTACGTGCCCTGGAGGCGTCATGTTACCAGTTCACACTTTTGTAAGTCCCATACTGGTCCAGGTTGTTTCCTAAACTAAATGTGATAGCACAAAATCTTACTAAGCTACACGagttaaactcagatttaaggtgcGCACATAAAAATTTCCCCCTTCAACAgataaatggggaaaaaaaatttctagTGTCAAACATTACTCggcacagtgtagaaatacacatttttgagtggagggagaccttaaaataaaaataaataatacatctAAAGACAGTTTATTTCAAAGGCATATTTTTCTGTCTAATCGACAGATCGAGACGCCCCGCACCAGTTCCCACAGCAACTCCAAGAATGGACTCACCCATGCCAGTCATCCCCCACCAGAAGGTATAAACACTGACAGTGTCTTCAGATAAACACATAGAAAAGTCAGCACACCAAAATTCCACTTATccatacaaacataaaatgtgtctGGATACTTGtacatatttgtatgtatgtctgtTGTTCCTGAGTTGTATTCTTGTAGTAATGTTTGTTAGAATATCATCTTCACAATTCTTTAATGGTGCGGTCAGGTAGCTTCCTGCTGCCCTCTAgtgtaaaatattcacagtgcAACTGCAGGGAGTCCTTTGCAGAGGTCAGGGGTCGGCAATCCAGGAGCACAAACAACATGACAGGAAAATCAATAAGTATCATTTCACTTTAAAGCTTTCTTTTCTATCTATCCGGACCTCTTCCCATCTTTTTAAGGAGTTAGTAAAGATGAGGGAGGAGATCAGGCCTAAACATTGTGGAGaagttaaaatggaaatttcagTGTCCTATGAAACTTTGCAGGATAAAAAGCCCTCTGAAAGGAATTACTTCCAAGTGCATAAAAAAGACCCGGAGCTCCCCTCGACCCCGGTCAAAGATCCTGCCTCCTCCACGTCAGCTGCCGTATCTCCACCGGGCCAGCGGGGGCAGTACAATTCCCCAATTGGCCTCTACTCTCCCGAAACTCTCAAAGAAATGATGACGATGCAGGGCAGGTTAGGAGAAGGGTCGGCAGCTGCCTGGGGAGTTTCATCACTGGGGTAGGTTACCGGAGGGAAAATAAACCTCCAGTTATGTAACACTGAGAGAAGACAATTTAACGCCTTCAGCGATCACCCTAAAACCAACACACCCTCGAGCTAATgtaacaaaatgtcacaaaagtaCTGTGTAATATCCCACCTTCTTTGTTTAACCTCACATTAACAGGACTGTGATCAGAAAATATACTCAGAACTTTCCATCGTTATCCCGGCAGTCATTCCTCTCACACGTGGCACTATTTTGGGAGCGTACACACAACCATACCTGGCCTGCGTCCAGGTAACAGAATAGCAGGAGATCAGACCGCAGGGTCATTTTATCTGAGACACTGAACTAAAGGTCGAATGGCCTCAGCACCCCATTCAAATGTCTCGGATGCTGTCCAAAAGATAATTCGAAATAGATTGAGATTCAAGAGGTCAGTAGTTAGAAGACGATATGAATGAGCTCTTGGTTTCTTCACCTCTTGTGAATGGTAGActcattttttgtgaaataaaatgaaaccagGGAGATGATGTTGCAAAAAATCTTAttaaagaactttttttttgctgtttcagcTCCTCGATTTTCCCTTTTTGAGGCTTCTTGTCTCCTGGTAAATATGTCTCCCCCTGTCCTCTGatgctgatgggaatgccaaGCCCAGGACAGATTGCTTATTCCTGTTTTGCCTGGGAGAGCAGAGACTTGCttgtaaagcattttttgtGGGTTGAAATTGCTGTTGAGGTTACGGGGAGGGGATCATTTGCAACTACGGCAGAGTCAACGTGAGGCAAAAGCAAACACGTGGATACTTAGGGGCCCTCAGCCACTAG
Protein-coding regions in this window:
- the ldb3b gene encoding LIM domain-binding protein 3b isoform X2, with product MSTYTVTLNGPAPWGFRLQGGKDFNMPLTISRITPGSKASGGSLAQGDFISAIDGVSTDGMTHLEAQNKIKSATTKLSLTMHKSRRPAPVPTATPRMDSPMPVIPHQKDKKPSERNYFQVHKKDPELPSTPVKDPASSTSAAVSPPGQRGQYNSPIGLYSPETLKEMMTMQGRLGEGSAAAWGVSSLGGVLPVKDPVVDCASPVYQAVIRPGEINQDMSEWARRAANLQSKSFRILAHITGTEYMQDPDEEALQRSREKFESEMKGPRFAKLKNWHHGLSAQILNIQE
- the ldb3b gene encoding LIM domain-binding protein 3b isoform X4 yields the protein MSTYTVTLNGPAPWGFRLQGGKDFNMPLTISRITPGSKASGGSLAQGDFISAIDGVSTDGMTHLEAQNKIKSATTKLSLTMHKSRRPAPVPTATPRMDSPMPVIPHQKVIANTAANGVLPVKDPVVDCASPVYQAVIRPGEINQDMSEWARRAANLQSKSFRILAHITGTEYMQDPDEEALQRSREKFESEMKGPRFAKLKNWHHGLSAQILNIQE